From Cydia pomonella isolate Wapato2018A chromosome 26, ilCydPomo1, whole genome shotgun sequence, one genomic window encodes:
- the LOC133532070 gene encoding odorant receptor 10a-like — protein MSPLNFTYVCILSSMLSSIGSWPHKQFGRRRLDFILSMYNILLIVVAIALPSLGATYIWNKRETISFFDVGHVLLCMFLEFLFLQRLFMPWTAKYQVIIKEYLLKFHLFYFRNQTQYASKIHTQIHNISVIFTLLMACQMFCGVSLFTFMPWYNNYNNRMFILDRPANRTFEQAVYFYCFTEDVYTTIKGYWVLFVFNIPTTYNTSCGVVAFDLLLSLIVFQIWGHLKILKHNVLSIFPKEGMYSPEENMKVREILKEIIEHHKFIIKFVNKCSDAFSEELFVFYLLMQVITCTSLLEVSALTADALAKYGPITLVVHQQLIQVSILFEMISSKSEQLIDAVYAMPWQSMDTSNRKTVMILLQRSQTPIALKAAKMVPVGLQTMAAVLKTSISYYMILNTVAGER, from the exons ATGTCACCCCTGAATTTCACGTACGTCTGCATTCTTAGTTCCATGCTAAGCTCCATTGGCTCTTGGCCACACAAGCAGTTCGGGCGACGCCGGCTGGATTTTATATTGTCCATGTACAATATTCTTTTGATCGTTGTCGCCATAGCTTTACCGAGTTTGGGCGCAACCTACATTTGGAACAAGAGAGAGACGATTTCGTTCTTCGATGTGGGGCACGTGCTTTTATGCATGTTTTTGGAATTTTTGTTTTTG CAAAGGTTATTTATGCCCTGGACGGCTAAATATCAAGTGATAATTAAGGAGTACTTACTTAAATTCCACCTGTTTTACTTCAGGAATCAAACGCAGTACGCTTCAAAG ATACATACGCAGATCCATAACATATCAGTGATATTCACATTGTTAATGGCCTGTCAGATGTTCTGTGGTGTAAGCCTGTTTACTTTCATGCCATGGTACAACAACTACAATAACAGAATGTTCATCCTGGACCGACCCGCCAATCGTACCTTTGAGCAAGCCGTGTATTTCTACTGTTTCACCGAAGACGTGTACACTACCATAAAGGGCTATTGGGTACTCTTTGTATTCAATATTCCCACCACCTACAATACTTCATGCGGCGTCGTCGCATTCGACCTTCTGCTTTCCCTTATTGTCTTTCAAATTTGGGGGCATCTTAAAATTTTGAAACACAATGTGTTAAGCATATTTCCGAAGGAAGGCATGTACTCACCGGAAGAGAATATGAAAGTCCGAGAGATCTTAAAGGAAATCATCGAACACCACAAATTTATCATAAA GTTTGTGAACAAGTGCTCCGACGCATTTAGTGAGGAATTGTTTGTCTTTTATTTGCTGATGCAAGTCATTACCTGCACAAGTTTGCTTGAGGTTTCCGCTCTGACGGCAGACGCGCTGGCTAAATACGGACCAATTACTCTCGTGGTGCACCAACAATTGATTCAAGTTTCTATACTTTTCGAAATGATAAGTTCTAAG AGCGAGCAGCTGATCGACGCCGTGTACGCAATGCCGTGGCAGAGCATGGACACCAGCAATCGCAAGACAGTGATGATCCTGCTCCAGAGGTCACAGACCCCCATCGCGCTCAAGGCCGCTAAGATGGTGCCCGTGGGCTTGCAGACTATGGCCGCG gtCCTGAAGACATCGATCTCCTATTACATGATACTGAACACCGTGGCTGGAGAGCGTTAA